The sequence GGAATCGATGCCGGTCACCcttacaaaaagaaagaaaaagtaacAAAAAGGTTTCGATCGGAGGGCCAAAACTTCCGTCGGCGGTAGACGGGGTGACCGCCAGAGGAAACCGCTCAAACGAAGAGGTTGAGAAGCCTCGGCTCGACTCCGGCGGAGCTCTCGCCGCTGGTCGTCGTCGTCACCGACCCCTCAGAGTTCATTGATGGCGTCGCGGGCCGCTGCGCCTTGTGCCATCCCGCGGGGTACAGAGGGGACAAGCACAGGTCCAGGTCGCACGCGCCGTCGGGGGGAGGGGAGGGCACCGCTTTGCACCGTTTCGCCTCCGCGGCCAGCGGGAAGCCGTCTTTTACGGAGGGAAGGGGCCGGAGGGCACCGCCGCGGAGGACGGTGTCGACGGCGCCCTGGCAGAGGTGCCAGTTGCCGGTCCAGAGCAGCCCGACGGCGCCGCCAACGGGGTTGATGGTCCGCCCGCACGCCTCGAAGAGCAGCGACTGGAACAGGGCTGCAGCCAATCAATCGGTCAGATGAAGCAAaaccaggaggaggaggaagaggagggaggggagCGGGAGGGAGACCAGTACGAACCGGGGCGTTGGTGATCGGGGACGGCGGAGATGAAGGACATGAGGCCGGCGCGGCCGAAGAACTTGGCGACGAAGACGGTGGCGTGGCCCTGCGCCTCGGCCGTGTCGATCCACTGGAGGCACGGCCGCAGCACGCACGCCTCGCTGCATCCCTTGCGCAGCACCCTGCAACCGTTGCAGCTCATCTCCTTCTCCCCCCTCGGGTCGCCAATCTCATCCACCACCCTCCCTCTCTTACTGATGTACTCCTACTTGCGAAGGAAGAGCAAGCGATGGAGGAGCACAGTGAAGAGAAGAGGGGACGTTGGcaatggtggaggaagaggaggaggagggttatATAAGGATCACCGGGAGTTAGGGTAACCCCGCACCAGAGTTAGGGGTTGCCATGGCGTGACGGTGGTAGCGTTACCGCTAGAATATAAAagagaaaaggaaaggaaaaggaaagaaggGGTTCCAAGGTTCCGGGGCGTGGGGTGGGCGGCTACGTGTCCCCGCGGCCGGTTCCCCCTTCGCCACCGTCCGATGGGCTTTGCTCGTGAGATGGATCCGAAAAGGAAAGGGAAACGGAAGCGGTGAAGCCTGCAAGAAACGTAGCTTCTTTAGAGGTCTAGAAGAGTTTGGATCGATGGTGGTGATCCGGCTTTCTCTTTCTGCTTTTGCTAGTGGGCAGCACAAAAGCAGCGGTCGGTGTCGATTTCAGCGGTGGAGACGGTACAATATTCCCTGGCGCAAGTTGAGGGCGGAAGGAGCAGCCATCAACCAAACCATTGGAATCCCCAGCTCCGTGGCGAGTACGACTCATGGAGCGATACGAACAAGTTAGTACACCTTCTTCAATCCCTCCCCCATTGCTTGGTTATCGGGCCATCCACCGGGCTCAACCTCATATCATTGGATCATTGGTCGGACATGATAGCTCGATAAGCCACATGCTCAGGtttaatcattaaaaaaaacacttttaatataaaaaataaattttcttatttaatttttatttttttaatattttagaggcaTTTAGTCGACCCAAATAGATGTTTTTAAGTCTTTTTGCAATAAACATTTGGACTGATTCTTCCAAGTTACTTCAGCATGTGTTCATACAATTAAATTCTTGTATGGTACAAAAGAACTTAGGTTTGGAATGTCATGTCATACTTCAAAATTGGGAGTGACAGACAAGAATATACTGAAATGGTGGAACCAGATTGCATCGGTTGAAATGGATCAAGTTGTACCTTCAAGTGGGACAAGAAGTCCCAAGAAGCAAATTGGTGGAGGAAGATGGACATGACATTCCAAGAGAGCTATTCTCCTATGAGAGCTACTCAGCTCAAGGAAGAACACTGAGATTGACCTTTGTCACAAGTTACAGGTCTCCATAACACCAACAATGTTTCACTTCATTTTCACTTGGGTCCTGCTCTTAGCCTCTGTAGGGTTTGTTGATTATAAGTTCAGTACATGTTTTCTTTACCTGCTCATGCAATGCATATCACTAGTCTTCATTGCTCAAACTGAATTAGGCATTCATCACCAGTACATCATAGGGTTTGTCATAATAAGAGTTATGAGATGCAATTCAGAACAGAACGTTGCAGGCAAGCACCTACTGGTCACCCTAACCCACTGAGAATTATTTCCAAGGGAATGCACTTGATTGCAAACCGAGGGATTAATGATGATTATCCTATTCTTATCAGCTATAATTTCTTCGCTTATTGTACATACCATAGTGATTACAATGAAATACTAACTCAATATTCATATTCTAGCAGAAAATCACTGGCTACATTTTCAATCTTATCCTGCTAACTTGCTTTTTGTCCTTTGCAATTTTCATTTTCTGTAACCCAACATTTTAATGTTTTATCATTGTTTTTGCCTTAAGTTTAAGTCATGGCCAGTGCAGAGGTCCTTCAGGAACTTTCCGTATTGATGTTCAAGATAGGCTTCTTTGGATCCCTTTTAGGGCCCAAAGCAGAACAAGagaatcttttaacataatgccaaTGTGGACCAAGTGATCCTTGAACAGCATCAAGCCTTTTTGTTTTTGCTTTATAGTAACATGATAATGACAAATCAAATTATCATCTTGTTCAGATTAACAAAActacattgatttttttttttaattttcatggaAAAGGAAATAGCACATACTTCATTTTAACCCATCTAACGAactgtctttttttttctttgataaatAGCATCTTGGATCTTATAGTGTTGACCTTGACACTCAAAATTACCTACCATAATGCAAGGATCATACGTTACATATGTGATTGTATCAGCCAATGTACCTTAGTTTATATCTTAACAATGTGCTCATCACACATGAATTTCTACTAATTTCTATATGATCTCTATGCTCATCACACATGAATATCCTCCAATAGTTGCAAAACATGATATTAAAGGCATAAAGTTCTCTGAATGAGCCTCTTTGAGGTTCTCTTCCTGGAAGATATATGTATGTAGGCTCCAAACAACCACATTCATTCATAGTCATTTTCAATTGTAGACAATCAAACCCTATTTGGTTTATGTAATTTTCAATTTGTAAATGTTAGATCATTAAATTTGGTTTTCCATCATTGAGATTTTGATTCATCTTGAGGTATGATATATTATGCCCTCTCTGTGCATATAATGTTGATGTACACGCATGTGTAAAACTTTACGAACACCAACATAAAGATGCACTTCTCATTGTATACATGACTACATTAATGTATCTGTTTGTTATTTTGTGCAATTGTGTGGAGCCCTTTCTCCATCCTTCTTATTCATCCCTGCATAAGCTGGTCTGTGCAAGTGTTCATTTATATAGTTAGCATCTGACAGAAAATTTGTGCTCTTTGAAGGAGAGATAAGTCGCCTCTTCCTTTTCTTACTTAAAAAGTTTCTTTAGGAGGAAACTGTCCTGATTAAACTTGTTCATGGATGCATGTCAAGGAAGATTCCCTTGGAAATCATCACCATCACACCTTGACTAAGTGCAAGTCAAACaggaaaaatgaatttcaagaaatcatcaccatcaaggaGATGGTGAAAGAAGTAATACCTTTTTATTTGACTTGGGCCTGTTTCCCTGAGGTCTTTGACTTCGCCTCTTCCCTTGGAAATCATCtccttgatggtgatgatttcttgaaattcatttttcctGTTTGACTTGCACTTAGTCAGGTATCACCATCtccttgatggtgatgatttcttgaaattcatttttcctGTTTGACTTGCACTTAGTCAAGGTGTGATGGTGAAAGAAGTAATACCTTTTTATTTGACTTGGGCCTGTTTCCCTGAGGTGTttctagttcagttagagtcccttCATATTATAACCAAGGAGGGAATCTAAGTCAGAGATTTGACCAACTTAGGATAAATTCTCAAAGTCAGACATTCCCTACAGTTTTATGTTAATCGATTACTTTAAATCCTTGAAATCTCCTCCTTGTTTCGAGGACACTAATTGCAGTATTAATCTCATACATCCCACAGCTGGATCAGGCAACTTGGTTACTCTTAAAGAAGTTCTGATACCTGATGCAGGCTTTTTCTACATCCTTAGGTTGTAGACATCAGTTTACACAAGGAATGTCCCTTTATATGCCTTTGAGATTACATGCCTATCAAGATTATTCTATTAATTTGGCTCTTAAAGAAGTTCTGATACCTGTTGCAGGCTTTTCTACATCCTTGGGTTGTAGACATCAGTTTACACAAGGAATGTCCCTTTATATGCCtctaagattacatgcttatcaaGATTATTCTATTAATTTGGCTAGTCAAACACACATTTCAAGACCTGCTTAGCAATAAGAGCAGCCATTTAGATACTAAACTTGCCTGTTCAGACAATTTACACAGTTGTAGAAGATGCTGCATCAGACTATTCAAGCCATTTTCTTGTTCTGAAAAGATGGTCTCATGTTTTAGAGTTTCAACAGTCATCAATCGTTTATTACAAGGCTTTTCCAGATTCTTCATTTCTTATGGCTGATAGATATTCTACTTGCTGACCAATTATGAATTTAAGTTTTGCCAATAGTGTTCAGCCTTCATTACAGTGTTGGGTTGAGATCTTTTCTGGTTTCTTGGTGTGCCACATGTCAAACCGGGATCAAGGTAAATATTTTCCCTATCACTGGTCTAACCATCTATAAGAATTTTCTCTTTATTTGCCATTGAATTTTATTTGATTCAATATTTTTAGCCAAGCAGAGAATATTTCAATCCATATTTATAATTTCTAgtagattttttaaaaatatttcctcATCTAACTGTAGCATTCATATTCATAGTATCCTTAGATGAAGCATGCTCATACAATCTTAAATAATGTTTTCGCATGTTTTGTTATGTATCCAAGTTACACTTAATCATTTACAAATGAATGTATTCAAATAATTTCTCACATtgattttaatatataatatcaTAACAGTTACATAATTGCATAATAATATCTGTGGGTAGGACACCAAAGTGAATGGATGGCAATGTGAATTCCACTAAGAGTAGTAGTATATCACCCACCGATGATATTTATTCTTAGCCCCTCCCCATACAATGATCTTTACGTCACCAAACAATGATGCTACCATTCTAATACTATAAGACCACGAAACATACATGCTTACATTGTGATCATCTCACTCTCCTATGCTTAAAAGCATTTCTCTCTCATTCATCTCATTCTTGCACGATCTCATGTCAAGAGTTAATTCAAACATGAGAATATTCCTCCTACCCTATTATCATAAGAATACTCTCACTAAAGAAACAATGTCAAACAAAGATCATGAAAGAACTCCAAAAACATTAACAATGCATTTATGGCCAAACCCTATTAGCCTCATCCCTGCCTCAGGACAACCCCAATCTCAATGAAAGAGAAACAACAGTGTAAGTTATTGCCCATGGACCATGTCTTTCTTTTGCCATGACTAGGTATTAATcagtgtatacacacacacacacacacatcaagaTTTCCTAGTCATATGACATGGGTAATGTAGTAATGCCCAACTAAGCAACAGCTCTCAAACACAGCTCCTTGCTCCCTTCCAAGAGTCAAGTGATGTCCTACTGAGATCAGCCTTGTTTGATAGCAAAGGCCATAAAGAGTGGCCTCTGGTCTCTATACAATCTTAATATCTTTGTTTATTGAAGCTCCCATTGGAAGTTTTGGCTTTTCTTATGGCAAAGATCTTCATAATTGATCCCTCCACATAAGTGCCAATCTCAACTACATGAGAAGTTATTATAGGTAAGTGTTTTCTAAAGGGTGATAGAGATAGGCACTGAGATCCCCCTGACacagctttcttttctttttttccctaattttttttgttccttctaccaacttctctctctctctctcctctctctctctctctctctctctctctctctctctctctctctctctctctctctctgtttctctctcttCATCAAGAAAGAAAAGTACACTATATACTAATACATAAATCAAAGTTTGTGAGATGAGACTGGGATCGAGTTGATTTCATGATTACTTATGCGGTTGATCCACTTAAGACAATATGACTCCAAGTACTTGGATTTCATGAAAATATATCTCAATTAAAGATATATTTTCTTCTATATCAAATACTTGATACTATTTAGTACGATCTGATTTGATGAGATAACTACTAGCTTCATTAATTTGATTTGAGAGAATCAAAATGAAAGCCGAGAAACAGTGTcgacaagaaggaaagaacaacaTGCTTGTGCAATAGTTCCAGAGAAACAAACAACATGATATTTGCACTGGTGATCCTACATAGAAGAGGCACGACCTGAACGGCATAAAAGTTGGAGCTACAATTCGACATCATCAACTACAACAGAGCTCCCCCATACGACAAGGAGAATCGTAATCTTGGATGCTTTCGTCCCTTCCTCCACCGGCCACGGAAGCTTCTTCTCGGAGAATgtcgtcttctttttcttcttcttcttcttcttgtgctcCCCACGACATGCCCACCTCAATCTGTCTTCCTCTCCCCTTTCTTTATTCCCGTGAGCACAAATTTCTCCTTCTACAGTTCATCCTAATAAAACAGTGCCCACGTCCTCCCCATTGCCAGATAATATACACTCCTCGTGCTACCACCCACCCCCTTCTTCCACTGTCGATTTCTAAGCCTTTGATCGATCATTGCATCCATCTTAGCTGTATTGCCTGATCGGCGATCGAACCTGTCGCAATCTCCAATTAAATTAGCGAGTGAAGTCAATTCCTTGACAGACAGCATTCTCTGCAACCAATCGTATAAATGCAATGCTCCCTGTGCTTTGCTAAATGTCTCTGCCACCTCTTCCACCTCTGTAACTGTTCCTCCCTCGCGATGGAGCCTCAGGGATTGGTTTCGGAGGCAAGCTGGAGCTGCTTCGATCCGGCGCTGTCGGTGGAGGAGTCCGAAGTCATGGCGCAGCTGTTGGGGGGGTCTCAGAGCTTCGCAGGCGACCATGATCAACAGCAACAGATGCTTTGGTCCGACCATAATGCCGATTCTTACTACTGTGCTGCTACTTCTTACCCCGATCCGTACTGTTGGCCGCAAGGCAACTGTAGCAGAAGCAGCACCACCGACTATTACTGCTTTAGCGATCCCCACATGGTTCCTGCGATCGGCGTTAGCTCTACCCCGATGAGTTTTAGCATCGGCGGCGAGCGGATCGACACCCCGTCCTTCCCCGTCGGTGCTCATCATCAGTTTGGCGCAGCGGTCTGCGTGACCGAGGAAGCCAGCAGTGACGAAGTCGTGGATTCCTTGGCGAagcctcctccaccacctcctcctcctccccctcctgcgCATGCCTCGCAAGCCATCAAGAGAAGGTTGCATGGTGGCGTCATCGAGGTGGCTGCCAACACGGAAGAGGATGACACCCAACTCCAGAGCCCCAAAAAGAAGGCCCGGGCATCGGCACCTGTGAGTATACGGTATCATCTGCAATGTTGCCGAGATGAATGGCGATACCATTCTGATGAATGCAATGTTTCAGATGCCTAAGAAGGGGAAGAATGCGCAGTCCAAGAAGGCTCAGAAGAGTGGTGGTAGCTGCAACGAGGAAGAGAGCAATGGCGACATGAATCCTCAGAGCTCCTGTTGCTACACCTCGGAGGACGACTCGAACGGATCTCAGGAGCTGAAGGGAGCTGCTGCATCTCTGAATTCAAATGGCAAGACGAGAGCTGGTCGTGGCTCAGCTACCGATCCACAGAGTCTCTATGCGAGGGTAGGATTCCTATTCAGACTCAACATCGCCTTTGATGCTCTTAAACCTTCGATCGTGAGACATGATCTGAGTTAAGTATGTTCTGCAGAAGAGGAGAGAAAGAATCAACGAGAGGTTGCGAATTCTGCAGACTTTGGTCCCGAATGGAACAAAGGTAAGCAAGCAAGCATCTCTCATCTTAAACTGCTCTTTCTCTCTTACCATAGAGAATGATGATGAGTAGTAACATTATGTGGTTGATAAGTATTGCATTGCTTTGGAAGGTTGACATCAGCACAATGCTTGAGGAAGCAGTTCAATATGTGAAGTTCTTGCAGCTTCAAATTAAGGTCAGAACTGCATCTCACACACGATTTTGCACTGATATTGCTATTGCATCTCACCTGAGATGGGACATTTGTTTCTGCAGCTTCTGAGCTCTGATGACTTGTGGATGTATGCACCCATTGCATACAATGGCATGAACCTTGGGATCGACCTGAACATAGCTTCAAAATCTCAGCAGTGACATCCATATAcaatcttcctttttcttcctttttgtccCCTAAAATGTTTTGAATTTTTGGCTCATTTCCGCAGAGCAAAGGGATCATCAGTACTTGACTAGCAATTATGAGAAGCGTGTTGATGATTCAAATTGACcaaatctcatgtattcttgacttatttcatcagttTTGACTGTTAACTGATGGAAAGATTGGTCCAAAACTACAGATGATGATGTAAATGAGGGCAACTGCCTAATTCAAAACATGACTTTTGTACTGAGACACTACCTTTGGATGTGATATGTTGGGTGACCCCCAAAATTGTTATTATTGGAGGCAGCATTCAGTGACCAAACTTAATCATTGGTTCATTATTCCAAGAGCACTCTTTAATCAAATCCGCCGAGTCATCCGATGTGTGTTCTTCACCGAGTCCAGCTTCATTTTACGAGCTGCAAAACCCATTCACTCTTTTGGTCATCTTTAGGGAGAGATTTAGTGGTTTTGTAATCAACGATTCGAGAACGAAGGAAACTAAGATAAATCAATTAATCTTAGGGGATCTTAAGGCTAAAAGAATAAACTTAATGCATGGGGGGCTTCATCAAATACATAATTATGCTCTTATAAATTGAGAAATCTTTTTCGTAACCCGAATGCTACTACAAGcgaataattttattattgtacCGAGACTAGTCTAATAGCATATGATATAAATTCTTTATTAGGAACGATACGAGGCTCACTTGCTTTCTCCGTATTAATCGGTAAGATTTATATTATGGTTAATAAGAAAATGTTATTATGTTCTTATTAGACAGAATGAGCTTTTTAATTCATGAAACATTCATAAATGTTGAGTTATTTTACCTCATAATATCTCTTGTTAATAATAAAAGGGTGTAGGATCACAATTCCACAATCCACATTCAGGTATTTGTCTCTATTACTTTGTATTGACTCCAGTCATGTCATGTCTCTCAGAAATGTAGTTTTAACCATTACGTTTCAAtatttgataataaaaataaaaaattcccaAGCTTTTACTTCTGGTTGGATAAAGGCCGCCCTGTGTCAATCAATATTTAATATGCTTCAGATTTTGGGGCTCcacatctctttctctctttgccTATTCATCCATTTCTTTTctcatccttctcttcctccctctCTTGAACGACGACAATTGTTCTTCTAAGAAGCCACAGCTGTGTCGGAGATACTTTGGATGCACTACTGACCATTGCCGAGCACAGCCACCATTCCAAATGTAGGAAAATCCACCATATCTGTGTGCTGTGCAGGAAAGCTACCGGTCAAGATTTCTGGACTCTTCTCTCTCCAGTTTTATGCAAGTTATGTCATAGCAGATACTCATGATCACAGTTTCCTGTGTATCAAATCCTGTATAATGATAATAGTGTACGAGGAAGAAAATCTCATGTGAGAAAAATAGATATTATATGAtattaattaagatatatttttttatttttataattttattatttattttattattttatcatgatattagAGCAATGAGAAAAGTGAGGCTTTGCCCCTGTCTCCGGTCAGTGACCACTGCCACTACAACCACATTCCCAAGCGAGACTCCGCGATCATTCATTATCTTCCTCACCGCGACAGTCTTCACTGATCTGCCATCAATCGACGGACTTGAGGAGATCGAAGGGGACACTTGTGCCCTCAACAGTCTGCACACCGGGACTTAACGATCCGGCACTCTCCTTCGCGTATACGTACAACCTCGCCACGCACAGCACCGCGTGGATCGTCGCTGCGTGCATGAACTCAAGCCACCGCAGTCACCCACCTCTCACCTCTCACCTTCCATCGCTGCCAGCACCTCGTCACTGAACCTCTGCTCTAGACCTGCTCAGCTTTCACGTGCTGGACCATCGGGCATCCCTCTTTGTGGACTTGATCGCCAGAACCCTCTCGTTGGGCACCATCGACCAGCTCCTAGATCTCTCCCTTCGGCGACTTCGCCTTCGAATTCTATGCCACCGACTCCCAAAGCCGTCGTCTGGTCCACCAACCGCTGTCCTCAACAAGCAGCATTTGGAACCTTTCTACACCGCAGTTGACCAGCGACGGTCGCCTCTCCCTCGAGGAGGAGGGTGGAAACAAAGTGTGGAGCGTGGGCCCTACCAATGCCTCCGCCACCATTGTCCTCAACTTCGGCAACATCCTACTTCCGGTGACATCCTATGATAAAGTTTTGATCTTCCTACGGACACGCTCCTACCGGGTCACGTCTTGGTCCTAGAGAGGACCTTGTCTAGGTGCAGGCCTACCATCCCTTTCTGCTGTTACCAGACAATCTTTGCAGTTCTCTCCCTCTGCCTCTGATAAGTGATCGGGGCAACCACTTCATCCTACTCCACCTTAGCCCCGACAAGCAGCATTTGGAACCTTTCCACGCCACTTGGTGCATCACTGCATCACTGCTAAGCAACGTCCAATAGTGATCTTCGGTGATGCAGTATGCACTCTACTGCCCAGATTCCTAACTACTGATCTATTGCACAAAGATCTGCAACTGTCTTTCATAGAGCTAACCTCCTCCTTCAACAAAGACCTCATTTGCCAATAACCTACCTCAGGTGACACTAATATGCACCACCACTTCTTCTTCCCTAATCATTATTGTCGTTGCAAACTTTTACCTACTCCCACATATTGGTACATATCTTCCATATGTCCTTatcatctacctctgatgctccAGTTATTGTTCCTACAGGGAACCATAGTACTTTCCCATATACAAGCCTTATTTCCATCAATGTAGCAaccctcattcccttcaaattatccaaaggtggcaactacaCATTCTGgcgtgctcaattttctaatctcctatttggctatgatcttctaggctatgtcgatggctcccTTTATTGTCCACCAGCAATACTAAATATCCCAGGAGCACCCAGTCCAATACCAAATCCATACCACAAATTATGGTTACAccaggatcgtctcatcctccaagcattTCAAGCCTCGATTGCTggatccctcgccccactcatatcttcatgtgacactgttgccgaagcctggtgcaagttgcaaaccaccctggcgaATAGTTCACGCACTCgtatgcttagtctcctatccagtctcatgaaaactaaacaagagggaagtattgCTACTGATTATGtacacaacataaagattatcatcgataacttggcattgataggtcattctctcagtgatgagtacaaggaattcacAGTAGTAATACGAGCACATGACTCACCAGTGTCTttcgaagaactctacgacaaactgactgactttgagatatatctaaagCATGAAGATAAATTGACAGGACCATCCATCATAGCTCAAGTTAGTCAAAAATCTACGAGGAGGGGCAATCTGTATAACAAGACTATCAACAAAGATTTGACCAAGATGCCTCCTGAACCTATGAGCTCCAAACAAACCATACCTCCTTAAcatcatcaatattccaatcacaaCACCCAAGGTGGCTACTTCACTCCTCAGCAATCCTGGCGCTCTCACTACCAACAAAGAGTTATATGCCAACTATATGACAAAGTCGGTCACTCTAcaaaggtctgtcgatctcgaccTAGACTTCCTACTCAATCATATTATCCTTAAGAAAATCTCACGGCTACTCCAAACACTAGTGATCAAAATTGGATCGTGGACTCTAGCGCATCCCACTACATCACCTCTGATATGTAGAACTCATCCATCCACAATAACTACAGTGGAAAtaaagacatcatcattggtgACAGTAAAGGAATttctattactcatactggttccacaatgcttaattcacctatcacaagttttacactcgatgatgttttgtgtgcacctcacattaaacgaaatctcatttccgtttctcaattttacaaacaaaataatacctccattgaattctttcctaactcttttctgttgaatctcgtattttgatgatgaaactacttgatatatgtttatgatttaatctgcgttttgagtgacgcaggatgcttcgatcaggatgagacaattaaagcaggaaaatcatgttgtgccgaaggaacatgttagaagattggacgtcgggccggtggatcggtcgacgtatcgacagaaggcttcgggccgtgaactcgggcatcgggccaaga comes from Musa acuminata AAA Group cultivar baxijiao chromosome BXJ3-3, Cavendish_Baxijiao_AAA, whole genome shotgun sequence and encodes:
- the LOC135632819 gene encoding transcription factor RSL2-like isoform X2, coding for MAQLLGGSQSFAGDHDQQQQMLWSDHNADSYYCAATSYPDPYCWPQGNCSRSSTTDYYCFSDPHMVPAIGVSSTPMSFSIGGERIDTPSFPVGAHHQFGAAVCVTEEASSDEVVDSLAKPPPPPPPPPPPAHASQAIKRRLHGGVIEVAANTEEDDTQLQSPKKKARASAPMPKKGKNAQSKKAQKSGGSCNEEESNGDMNPQSSCCYTSEDDSNGSQELKGAAASLNSNGKTRAGRGSATDPQSLYARKRRERINERLRILQTLVPNGTKVDISTMLEEAVQYVKFLQLQIKLLSSDDLWMYAPIAYNGMNLGIDLNIASKSQQ
- the LOC135632819 gene encoding transcription factor RSL2-like isoform X1, whose translation is MQCSLCFAKCLCHLFHLCNCSSLAMEPQGLVSEASWSCFDPALSVEESEVMAQLLGGSQSFAGDHDQQQQMLWSDHNADSYYCAATSYPDPYCWPQGNCSRSSTTDYYCFSDPHMVPAIGVSSTPMSFSIGGERIDTPSFPVGAHHQFGAAVCVTEEASSDEVVDSLAKPPPPPPPPPPPAHASQAIKRRLHGGVIEVAANTEEDDTQLQSPKKKARASAPMPKKGKNAQSKKAQKSGGSCNEEESNGDMNPQSSCCYTSEDDSNGSQELKGAAASLNSNGKTRAGRGSATDPQSLYARKRRERINERLRILQTLVPNGTKVDISTMLEEAVQYVKFLQLQIKLLSSDDLWMYAPIAYNGMNLGIDLNIASKSQQ
- the LOC103979422 gene encoding LOB domain-containing protein 37: MSCNGCRVLRKGCSEACVLRPCLQWIDTAEAQGHATVFVAKFFGRAGLMSFISAVPDHQRPALFQSLLFEACGRTINPVGGAVGLLWTGNWHLCQGAVDTVLRGGALRPLPSVKDGFPLAAEAKRCKAVPSPPPDGACDLDLCLSPLYPAGWHKAQRPATPSMNSEGSVTTTTSGESSAGVEPRLLNLFV